One genomic window of Punica granatum isolate Tunisia-2019 chromosome 1, ASM765513v2, whole genome shotgun sequence includes the following:
- the LOC116193282 gene encoding uncharacterized protein LOC116193282, which yields MVEDVTTRREEELAIEEISSPLSVQLLEYYNSELFPENIQNSDVSSFPHSNCLYDKSSNRMTDPNLLQKDEDIPKSSNDSSCSNNINNSTNNGNLPAIFDAQEEIDDISASIDFSTSSPFYVSPAQFTNTQQDQFDDFSSPQSQMPLTSVVANGLPPYPNSDLMGPLMVPPLPSIVEECISSAPCSTFLPPTNPTFMPGPGGNMNVAFCADTSGIFPGNILQPQKLDYRGDGGGFYYPDSKPQIFNPGDIQALSIESQKLLNGNASTPTTPLPPEMSAFEDPTFKVGKLSVEERKEKIHRYLKKRNERNFSKKIKYACRKTLADSRPRVRGRFAKNDDFGDTQRPNSSSHEEDDDDEVGVKEDDDTMDSSDIFAHISGVNSFKCSYSIQSWI from the exons ATGGTGGAGGATGTCACGACTCGTCGGGAAGAGGAGCTCGCAATT GAAGAAATTTCGTCCCCTCTTAGTGTTCAACTGCTTGAGTATTATAACTCTGAGTTATTCCCAGAAAACATACAGAATTCCGATGTTAGCTCGTTTCCACATAGCAACTGCTTATACGACAAAAGCTCCAACCGGATGACCGATCCTAATTTGTTACAGAAAGACGAAGACATCcccaaaagcagtaatgaTAGCAGCTGCAGCAACAACATCAACAATAGTACTAACAACGGGAACCTCCCTGCGATATTCGATGCACAAGAAGAGATTGATGATATATCTGCCTCGATTGATTTCTCAACCTCTTCTCCATTCTACGTCTCCCCTGCTCAATTCACAAACACTCAACAGGACCAATTCGATGACTTTTCTTCACCACAATCGCAGATGCCATTAACCAGTGTTGTTGCAAATGGTCTCCCTCCTTATCCTAATTCAGATCTGATGGGGCCTCTGATGGTCCCCCCATTGCCATCAATCGTCGAGGAATGCATATCTTCGGCTCCTTGCAGTACTTTTCTTCCCCCAACCAATCCGACCTTCATGCCCGGACCTGGAGGGAACATGAACGTTGCATTCTGTGCCGATACTTCTGGGATTTTCCCTGGGAATATTCTGCAGCCTCAGAAGCTGGATTACCGGGGAGATGGAGGTGGCTTTTACTATCCAGATTCGAAGCCGCAGATATTTAATCCCGGAGATATTCAG GCACTTAGCATCGAGAGCCAAAAGCTTCTCAATGGGAATGCAAGTACTCCGACCACGCCTCTGCCTCCTGAGATGTCAGCCTTCGAGGACCCGACCTTCAAAGTTGGCAAGCTCTCAGTTGaagagaggaaggagaagattCACCGTTACTTGAAGAAGAGGAACGAGAGGAATTTCAGCAAGAAAATCAAG TATGCATGCCGCAAGACACTTGCTGATAGTAGACCAAGGGTGAGGGGCAGATTTGCGAAGAACGACGACTTCGGGGACACCCAAAGACCCAACTCTAGCAGTCATgaagaggatgatgatgatgaa GTAGGGGTGAAGGAAGATGACGACACAATGGACTCTTCAGACATCTTTGCTCACATAAGTGGGGTGAATTCCTTCAAATGCAGCTACTCCATCCAGTCATGGATCTAA
- the LOC116193280 gene encoding uncharacterized protein LOC116193280 isoform X1 encodes MWRGARWSSKSIARRLCTATRRRVEDEGDWVYSSEWWGTDFDGHTVLRSTSDKGNGVVSVVSYPSSRPNRVNWSGMENWLQQRYAELQPGNSNEERFRVLGYQWRVLRFNDNTRQSTVKIMAAYRESDPRSVCFMQQAHCLAVPYLKSMVSVGLATIAASDYDLTGAVLGKKSMNILCIGHGGGSLPLFLANKIQGAKVHIVEIDSIVISASIQAMGFPAFSLMSPSGGRAISKPDDLDQVLWKGLHERLFLFESDAENFILNNSTEELYDMVFIDAYDGDDIFPHKLWNPQSPFLQLLSNRIHPRHGTVVVNLHSDSDIRDHDGSIPSVLQQLLPMGKYLSSVCRAYKDVLALSCGSAFLVSVPWVCNSSLVVSRGLTDRRGLLGKRDSAVEHLVSKSFEVEHLLDLPFSCLEYIKRNFMFVD; translated from the exons ATGTGGCGCGGAGCTAGATGGAGCTCGAAATCGATCGCCCGGCGCCTCTGCACCGCGACACGGCGCCGTGTCGAGGATGAGGGTGACTGGGTCTACTCGTCGGAGTGGTGGGGGACGGATTTCGACGGCCACACCGTCCTCCGTTCGACCTCCGATAAGGGAAATGGAGTCGTTTCCGTCGTCTCGTATCCTTCTTCTCGACCC AATCGAGTTAACTGGTCTGGAATGGAAAATTGGCTTCAGCAAAGATATGCAGAGTTACAACCTGGAAATAGCAATGAGGAACGTTTTAGGGTACTAGGATACCAGTGGCGTGTGCTCCGATTTAATGATAATACTCGTCAAAGCACTGTTAAGATAATGGCCGCCTATCGAGAGTCAGATCCTCGTTCTGTGTGCTTTATGCAGCAAGCCCATTGTTTGGCTGTCCCAT ACCTCAAAAGCATGGTATCGGTCGGGCTGGCAACAATAGCAGCTTCTGATTATGATCTCACCGGTGCTGTGCTTGGGAAGAAATCCATGAATATCTTATGCATTGGGCATGGTGGAGGTAGCTTGCCATTGTTCTTGGCCAATAAAATTCAAG GGGCCAAGGTTCACATTGTTGAAATCGACAGCATAGTCATCTCAGCCTCTATTCAAGCAATGGGGTTTCCCGCTTTCTCCCTCATGAGTCCTTCAGGAGGTCGTGCTATTTCAAAACCTGATGACCTCGATCAAGTCCTATGGAAAGGTCTCCATGAGAGGCTCTTCCTCTTCGAATCTGATGCTGAGAATTTCATCCTCAACAACTCCACAGAAGAATTGTATGATATGGTGTTCATCGATGCCTATGATGGGGATGACATCTTCCCCCACAAGCTGTGGAACCCTCAATCCCCTTTCCTCCAATTGCTTAGCAATCGGATCCACCCAAGGCACGGGACAGTAGTGGTGAATCTCCATTCAGACTCAGACATTCGGGATCATGATGGGTCGATCCCATCAGTCCTTCAGCAGCTTCTCCCTATGGGCAAGTATTTATCTAGCGTTTGCAGGGCATACAAGGATGTCTTGGCTCTGTCCTGTGGTTCAGCATTTTTAGTTTCGGTTCCTTGGGTCTGCAATTCATCCCTCGTGGTGAGTAGAGGTCTTACTGATCGTAGGGGCTTGCTGGGTAAAAGGGATAGTGCTGTGGAACATCTTGTATCCAAGTCTTTTGAGGTTGAACATCTCTTGGACTTGCCATTTTCGTGCTTGGAGTATATAAAGAGGAATTTCATGTTTGTCGATTAA
- the LOC116193280 gene encoding uncharacterized protein LOC116193280 isoform X2 codes for MENWLQQRYAELQPGNSNEERFRVLGYQWRVLRFNDNTRQSTVKIMAAYRESDPRSVCFMQQAHCLAVPYLKSMVSVGLATIAASDYDLTGAVLGKKSMNILCIGHGGGSLPLFLANKIQGAKVHIVEIDSIVISASIQAMGFPAFSLMSPSGGRAISKPDDLDQVLWKGLHERLFLFESDAENFILNNSTEELYDMVFIDAYDGDDIFPHKLWNPQSPFLQLLSNRIHPRHGTVVVNLHSDSDIRDHDGSIPSVLQQLLPMGKYLSSVCRAYKDVLALSCGSAFLVSVPWVCNSSLVVSRGLTDRRGLLGKRDSAVEHLVSKSFEVEHLLDLPFSCLEYIKRNFMFVD; via the exons ATGGAAAATTGGCTTCAGCAAAGATATGCAGAGTTACAACCTGGAAATAGCAATGAGGAACGTTTTAGGGTACTAGGATACCAGTGGCGTGTGCTCCGATTTAATGATAATACTCGTCAAAGCACTGTTAAGATAATGGCCGCCTATCGAGAGTCAGATCCTCGTTCTGTGTGCTTTATGCAGCAAGCCCATTGTTTGGCTGTCCCAT ACCTCAAAAGCATGGTATCGGTCGGGCTGGCAACAATAGCAGCTTCTGATTATGATCTCACCGGTGCTGTGCTTGGGAAGAAATCCATGAATATCTTATGCATTGGGCATGGTGGAGGTAGCTTGCCATTGTTCTTGGCCAATAAAATTCAAG GGGCCAAGGTTCACATTGTTGAAATCGACAGCATAGTCATCTCAGCCTCTATTCAAGCAATGGGGTTTCCCGCTTTCTCCCTCATGAGTCCTTCAGGAGGTCGTGCTATTTCAAAACCTGATGACCTCGATCAAGTCCTATGGAAAGGTCTCCATGAGAGGCTCTTCCTCTTCGAATCTGATGCTGAGAATTTCATCCTCAACAACTCCACAGAAGAATTGTATGATATGGTGTTCATCGATGCCTATGATGGGGATGACATCTTCCCCCACAAGCTGTGGAACCCTCAATCCCCTTTCCTCCAATTGCTTAGCAATCGGATCCACCCAAGGCACGGGACAGTAGTGGTGAATCTCCATTCAGACTCAGACATTCGGGATCATGATGGGTCGATCCCATCAGTCCTTCAGCAGCTTCTCCCTATGGGCAAGTATTTATCTAGCGTTTGCAGGGCATACAAGGATGTCTTGGCTCTGTCCTGTGGTTCAGCATTTTTAGTTTCGGTTCCTTGGGTCTGCAATTCATCCCTCGTGGTGAGTAGAGGTCTTACTGATCGTAGGGGCTTGCTGGGTAAAAGGGATAGTGCTGTGGAACATCTTGTATCCAAGTCTTTTGAGGTTGAACATCTCTTGGACTTGCCATTTTCGTGCTTGGAGTATATAAAGAGGAATTTCATGTTTGTCGATTAA